Proteins found in one Campylobacter sp. MG1 genomic segment:
- a CDS encoding BspA family leucine-rich repeat surface protein, translating into MKQLANATKQDLDIISKIEFKDNKYHPKSKEELQVLIKYEDISLDTINTSAITDMSVLFKGSNRKDFSGINTWDTSNVHDMSEMFRNCYNFNQALNFDTSNVTKMDSMFYDCFNFNQPLNFDTSNVIDMSFMFYKCKNFNQTLNFDTSNVTNMCFMFNTCINFNQVLNFNTLKVISMKSMFKDCYNFNQALNFNTSNVTDMSYMFEDCFNFNQALSFDTSNVTNMDSMFSKCENFNQPLSFNTSNVTDMSDMFAECKNFNQHLDFNTSNVVNMSAMFYGCYNFNQPLSFDTSNVTNMDSMFRYCFNFNQPLNFDTGNVCDMSRMFNKCENFNQPLSFNTSNVTDMSYMFSNCSDFNQPLNFDTRNVTDMSNMFYKCKNFNQTLNFNTSNVTDMSGMFGGCENFNQPLNFNTSNVTNMNYMFNNCSSLTHKPNFDMSNVKEQENMFEGCDKLGK; encoded by the coding sequence ATGAAACAATTAGCAAATGCTACCAAACAAGACTTAGATATTATTTCTAAAATAGAATTTAAAGATAATAAATACCATCCTAAGAGTAAAGAAGAATTGCAAGTATTGATTAAGTATGAAGATATATCACTAGATACTATAAATACAAGTGCTATTACTGATATGAGTGTATTGTTTAAGGGTAGTAATAGAAAAGACTTTAGTGGTATAAATACTTGGGATACAAGCAATGTGCACGATATGAGTGAAATGTTTAGAAATTGTTATAATTTCAATCAAGCTTTAAACTTTGATACATCAAATGTAACTAAGATGGATTCTATGTTTTATGATTGTTTTAATTTCAATCAGCCTTTAAACTTTGATACATCAAATGTAATTGATATGAGTTTTATGTTTTATAAGTGCAAAAACTTTAATCAAACTTTAAACTTTGATACAAGCAATGTAACTAACATGTGTTTTATGTTTAATACTTGCATAAATTTCAACCAAGTTTTAAATTTTAATACTTTAAAAGTGATTAGCATGAAATCTATGTTTAAAGATTGTTATAATTTCAATCAAGCTTTAAATTTTAATACTAGTAATGTAACTGATATGAGTTATATGTTTGAAGATTGTTTTAATTTTAACCAAGCTTTGAGCTTTGATACAAGCAATGTAACTAATATGGATTCTATGTTTAGCAAATGCGAAAACTTCAATCAGCCTTTAAGTTTTAATACTAGTAATGTAACTGATATGAGTGATATGTTTGCTGAGTGTAAAAATTTTAATCAACATCTAGATTTTAATACAAGCAATGTAGTAAATATGAGTGCTATGTTTTATGGCTGTTATAATTTTAATCAGCCTTTAAGCTTTGATACAAGTAATGTAACTAATATGGATTCTATGTTTAGATATTGTTTTAATTTTAATCAGCCTTTAAACTTTGATACAGGCAATGTGTGTGATATGAGTCGGATGTTTAACAAATGCGAAAACTTCAATCAGCCTTTAAGTTTTAATACTAGTAATGTAACTGATATGAGTTATATGTTTTCTAATTGTTCTGATTTCAACCAACCTTTAAACTTTGATACAAGAAATGTAACTGATATGAGTAATATGTTTTATAAGTGCAAAAACTTTAATCAAACTTTAAATTTTAATACTAGTAATGTAACTGATATGAGTGGGATGTTTGGTGGTTGTGAAAATTTCAATCAACCTTTAAACTTTAATACAAGTAATGTAACAAATATGAATTATATGTTTAATAACTGCTCTAGTTTAACGCATAAACCTAATTTTGATATGAGTAATGTAAAAGAGCAAGAAAATATGTTTGAAGGTTGCGATAAACTAGGCAAATAA
- the mscL gene encoding large-conductance mechanosensitive channel protein MscL: MKILQEFKTFAMRGNVVDLAVGVVIGTAFGKIVSSLVADIIMPIVGVLTGGVDFSDLKLVIKEGAKEAENVTVNYGLFIQNIVDFLIIAFSIFVVVKLINKLKKAEKEEEKPAPAPAPSEDIVLLTEIRDLLKNK; the protein is encoded by the coding sequence ATGAAAATATTACAAGAATTTAAAACATTTGCAATGCGTGGAAATGTTGTAGATTTAGCTGTGGGTGTGGTTATAGGAACTGCTTTTGGTAAGATTGTAAGCTCACTTGTGGCTGATATTATTATGCCTATTGTTGGAGTTTTAACAGGCGGAGTTGATTTTAGTGATTTAAAATTGGTTATTAAAGAAGGTGCTAAAGAAGCTGAAAATGTAACCGTTAATTATGGTTTATTTATTCAAAATATAGTTGATTTTTTAATCATTGCGTTTTCAATTTTCGTTGTTGTAAAGTTAATCAATAAGCTTAAAAAAGCAGAAAAAGAAGAAGAAAAACCAGCTCCTGCTCCAGCTCCAAGCGAAGATATAGTGCTGCTAACAGAAATCAGAGATTTATTAAAAAATAAATAA
- a CDS encoding BspA family leucine-rich repeat surface protein — MKQLANATKQDLDIISKIEFKDNKYHPMSKEELQVLIKYEDIALDTINTSAITDMSELFQDSNRKDFSGINTWDTSNVYDMSEMFRDCFNFNQALNFDTSNVTDMSGMFSRCSNFNQPLNFDTKNVVNMSDMFYDCENFNQALSFDTRNVTDMGGMFGSCKKFNQPLNFNTSRVSNMSFMFNSCFNFNQPLNFDTSNVTHMSNMFSRCWKLNQPLNFDTSNVTHMGGMFSNCETFNQSLNFNTSNVTSMTLMFMGCKNFNQPLDFDTSNVTSMDSMFSGCKSFNQPLDFDTSNVHDMGGMFHDCKNFNQPLNFDTSNVTDMSYMFSNCSDFNQPLNFDTKNVTNMSYMFNNCFGLTHKPNFDMSNVKKQEDMFEGCDKLEK; from the coding sequence ATGAAACAATTAGCAAATGCTACCAAACAAGACTTAGATATTATTTCTAAAATAGAATTTAAGGATAATAAATATCATCCTATGAGTAAAGAAGAATTACAAGTATTGATTAAGTATGAAGATATAGCACTAGATACTATAAATACAAGTGCTATTACTGATATGAGTGAATTATTTCAAGATAGTAATAGAAAAGATTTTAGTGGTATAAATACTTGGGATACAAGCAATGTGTACGATATGAGTGAAATGTTTAGAGATTGCTTTAATTTCAATCAAGCTTTAAACTTTGATACATCAAATGTAACTGATATGAGTGGTATGTTTAGCCGTTGTTCTAATTTCAATCAACCTTTAAACTTTGACACAAAAAATGTAGTAAATATGAGCGATATGTTTTATGATTGTGAAAATTTCAATCAAGCTTTAAGTTTTGATACAAGAAATGTAACTGATATGGGTGGGATGTTTGGTAGTTGTAAAAAATTCAATCAGCCTTTAAATTTCAATACTTCAAGAGTAAGTAATATGAGTTTTATGTTTAATAGTTGCTTTAATTTTAATCAGCCTTTAAACTTTGATACAAGCAATGTAACTCATATGAGTAATATGTTTTCTAGGTGTTGGAAATTAAATCAGCCTTTAAACTTTGATACAAGCAATGTAACTCATATGGGTGGTATGTTTTCAAATTGCGAAACTTTCAATCAATCACTAAATTTTAATACTAGTAATGTAACCAGTATGACGCTTATGTTTATGGGTTGTAAAAATTTCAATCAACCTTTAGATTTTGATACAAGCAATGTAACTAGTATGGATTCTATGTTTAGTGGGTGTAAAAGCTTTAACCAACCTTTAGATTTTGATACAAGTAATGTGCACGATATGGGAGGTATGTTTCATGATTGTAAAAACTTCAATCAGCCTTTAAATTTTGATACAAGCAATGTAACTGATATGAGTTATATGTTTTCTAATTGTTCTGATTTCAACCAACCTTTAAACTTTGATACCAAAAATGTAACAAATATGAGCTATATGTTTAATAACTGCTTTGGCTTAACGCATAAACCTAATTTTGATATGAGTAATGTAAAAAAGCAAGAAGATATGTTTGAAGGTTGCGATAAACTAGAAAAATAA
- a CDS encoding ion transporter → MFFRSQTYKLGIILIIVFNSITLGFATSSEFSEKFSSFFYYVDMICLWIFIVESILNLYAFRLSFFTSSEKGWNIYDLFIVIISAYISYDFVVLRAFRVFRVLRLLRVVPSMRFVYSTMLFAVPQIISIVMLLLLFYYIYGVLCCSLFATSMNEHFGTLGDCFFTLFTIMTLDGGSAIVKEAMGVYPYAWVIFVSFILICTFIIMNLIIAIIVNSIDEIKKKNEENKM, encoded by the coding sequence ATTTTTTTCCGTTCACAGACTTACAAACTAGGCATCATCCTAATAATAGTCTTTAACTCTATCACGCTAGGATTTGCAACTTCAAGTGAGTTTAGTGAGAAGTTTTCTAGCTTTTTTTATTATGTAGATATGATATGTCTTTGGATTTTTATCGTTGAAAGTATTTTAAATCTTTATGCTTTTAGGCTGAGTTTTTTTACAAGTAGTGAAAAGGGTTGGAATATTTATGATTTGTTTATAGTGATTATTAGTGCTTATATAAGCTATGATTTTGTGGTGCTTAGAGCGTTTAGGGTGTTTAGAGTGTTAAGGCTTCTTCGTGTGGTGCCATCTATGAGATTTGTATACTCTACTATGCTTTTTGCTGTACCACAAATCATTAGTATTGTTATGCTTTTGCTACTGTTTTACTACATTTATGGGGTGCTTTGTTGTAGTCTATTTGCTACTAGTATGAATGAGCATTTTGGTACTTTAGGGGATTGCTTTTTTACTCTTTTTACCATTATGACGCTTGATGGAGGTTCTGCTATCGTAAAAGAAGCTATGGGAGTTTATCCTTATGCTTGGGTGATTTTTGTATCTTTTATACTAATTTGCACCTTTATCATAATGAACCTAATCATCGCAATAATTGTAAATAGCATAGATGAAATTAAAAAGAAAAATGAAGAAAATAAAATGTAA
- the hypF gene encoding carbamoyltransferase HypF, which produces MSVLIKLSGRVQGVGFRPEVCKLAKAKKLNGYILNDTLGVSLALDCDEKIAKVFIKDLKQILKKNRPLASIEKVKIIKTNETYNDFVIKKPSKDKRNLAVILPDFAPCKDCIKELNNPKLKRRFNHAFINCTNCGTRFSVISKIPYDRTNTSMSVFKMCKNCDSEYNNLNDRRFYAEPIACNDCGAKLNFDLAKAVKYLKAGKIVALKGVGGFNLLCNANDFNAVNKLRMLKNRALKPLAIMVKDIKMAKKYASFTKFEERILKSKERPILLLKSLNQSAFNIHFDFKNIGVFLPSAPIFHILFKELDFAIVATSANKSGEMIYSKKSDFKILKPDLIINHNRKIINKIDDSVGQVVANKYHHLRSARGFRPFYYEHKIKKNINILALGMEEKNEFLIYINGLCINSPYIGDLKDISVYNHFVKTLRFFVKNYKIKFDYVLCDLHPHFIHSEKITKEFEIGISKKTKIIKIYHHAAHAMSIGLRNIRAFCFDGTGYKNNHHISGGEVLDITKNTINTAFCFDEFKLVNVKNNELLAYSILKKYEIPCETNLNYDIALQNCTINTSSLGRIIDAFAFLVLGVKKNEFEAHSGMLIESFYDENIKDIYKIEFKNNKIIYKDIFATCLNESKVLACSKFINTIVYIVKFLSPNKKAILSGGVFCNKSILNLLLNDKEYKFYTPKNEAINDGCIALGQLNYFLNNMEFKD; this is translated from the coding sequence GTGAGTGTTTTAATTAAGCTTAGTGGCAGGGTGCAAGGAGTTGGATTTCGCCCTGAAGTTTGCAAATTAGCCAAAGCAAAAAAGCTAAATGGCTATATCTTAAATGATACTTTAGGAGTTAGCTTAGCACTTGATTGTGATGAAAAAATAGCAAAAGTTTTTATAAAAGACTTAAAACAAATTCTTAAAAAAAATCGTCCATTAGCAAGTATAGAAAAAGTAAAAATAATTAAAACAAATGAAACTTATAATGATTTTGTTATTAAAAAACCAAGCAAAGATAAGCGTAATCTTGCAGTGATTTTGCCTGATTTCGCTCCTTGTAAAGATTGTATAAAAGAGCTTAATAATCCTAAATTAAAAAGAAGATTTAATCACGCCTTTATAAATTGCACTAATTGTGGCACTAGATTTAGTGTAATTTCTAAAATCCCTTACGATAGAACAAATACTTCTATGAGTGTTTTTAAAATGTGTAAAAATTGCGATAGTGAATATAATAATCTTAATGATAGGAGATTTTACGCAGAGCCTATTGCTTGTAATGATTGTGGGGCTAAGCTTAATTTTGATTTAGCAAAGGCTGTTAAATATCTAAAAGCTGGAAAAATAGTAGCTTTAAAAGGCGTTGGTGGGTTTAATTTATTATGCAATGCTAATGATTTTAATGCGGTAAATAAATTAAGAATGCTAAAAAATAGAGCTTTAAAACCACTTGCAATAATGGTTAAAGATATAAAAATGGCAAAAAAATATGCTAGTTTTACTAAGTTTGAAGAGCGTATTTTAAAGAGCAAAGAGCGACCTATATTGCTACTAAAAAGCCTTAATCAGAGTGCTTTTAATATACATTTTGATTTTAAAAATATCGGAGTGTTTTTGCCAAGCGCTCCGATATTTCATATATTATTTAAAGAGCTTGATTTTGCAATAGTAGCTACAAGTGCAAACAAAAGTGGCGAGATGATTTATTCTAAAAAAAGTGATTTTAAGATTTTAAAACCTGATTTAATAATAAATCATAATAGAAAAATAATTAATAAAATTGATGATAGTGTAGGGCAAGTTGTAGCCAATAAATACCATCATTTAAGAAGTGCTAGGGGCTTTAGACCTTTTTATTACGAGCATAAAATTAAAAAAAATATAAATATCCTAGCTCTTGGAATGGAAGAAAAAAACGAGTTTTTAATATACATAAACGGGCTTTGTATTAATTCGCCTTATATTGGGGATTTAAAGGATATTAGTGTTTATAATCATTTTGTAAAAACTCTAAGATTTTTTGTGAAAAATTATAAGATTAAATTTGATTATGTTTTGTGTGATTTACACCCACATTTCATTCATAGCGAAAAAATCACAAAAGAATTTGAAATAGGAATTAGCAAAAAGACAAAGATTATAAAAATCTACCATCACGCAGCCCATGCGATGAGTATTGGACTAAGAAATATTAGAGCCTTTTGTTTTGATGGCACAGGATATAAAAATAATCATCATATAAGTGGTGGCGAAGTGCTAGATATTACTAAAAACACTATAAATACAGCTTTTTGTTTTGATGAGTTTAAGCTAGTTAATGTAAAAAATAATGAACTATTAGCTTATAGTATTTTAAAAAAATATGAAATTCCGTGTGAAACTAATCTAAATTATGATATAGCATTGCAAAATTGCACTATAAATACTAGCTCATTAGGTAGAATTATTGATGCTTTTGCCTTTTTAGTTTTAGGGGTCAAAAAAAACGAATTTGAAGCACATTCAGGAATGCTTATTGAGAGCTTTTATGATGAAAATATCAAAGATATTTACAAAATTGAGTTTAAAAATAATAAGATTATTTATAAGGATATTTTTGCAACTTGCTTAAATGAAAGCAAGGTTTTAGCTTGTTCAAAATTTATTAATACCATTGTTTATATTGTTAAGTTTTTAAGCCCTAATAAAAAAGCGATTTTAAGTGGCGGGGTGTTTTGTAATAAAAGCATTTTAAATCTTTTGCTAAATGATAAAGAATACAAATTCTATACTCCAAAAAACGAAGCGATAAACGATGGCTGCATAGCTTTAGGGCAGTTAAACTATTTCTTAAACAATATGGAATTTAAGGATTAA